A genomic stretch from Acetomicrobium sp. S15 = DSM 107314 includes:
- a CDS encoding TRAP transporter substrate-binding protein DctP, giving the protein MKRKSWFLALVVCLMFVALIASEAAAQQKAITLTGQSRMPAGNVFYESLLRACKRAEAASGGRLVMKVNPEGAIYPATKELDGVHRGVLDFADTCYMYYKDRWRAAGILTAKPGGMSPMETMAWMFEGGGQGFVDEMTKDYNVKFINGAGQMAPPEIFLTTNKPLEKPEDFKGLRIRSAGDGAAIMDRMGAACSLMPVGEVFEAMHRGVIDAYEVASPAVNWTMGLQEAGKYIYLSPVRHPYEWNPFFFNKKKWEELPDDLKNVIEAAWREEAFTYYAKAIQADLKALDNFRNAGVEILPLPKAIEEAFLKEADAYYAEESKKDPFLAKVLESYDNFKETFRAVWPRP; this is encoded by the coding sequence GTGAAGAGAAAGTCATGGTTTTTAGCATTAGTTGTGTGTTTGATGTTTGTGGCGTTAATTGCCAGTGAGGCTGCAGCACAGCAAAAGGCGATTACGCTCACGGGGCAGTCGAGGATGCCGGCGGGAAACGTGTTCTACGAGTCATTGTTGAGAGCTTGCAAAAGAGCTGAGGCGGCAAGCGGCGGAAGATTGGTAATGAAAGTTAACCCTGAGGGTGCAATCTACCCTGCTACAAAAGAGCTCGATGGCGTGCACAGAGGGGTTTTAGACTTTGCGGACACTTGCTACATGTACTACAAAGATAGATGGCGTGCTGCTGGAATTTTAACCGCTAAGCCGGGCGGAATGTCTCCTATGGAAACCATGGCCTGGATGTTTGAGGGCGGCGGCCAAGGTTTTGTCGATGAGATGACGAAGGACTATAACGTGAAATTTATAAATGGCGCAGGTCAAATGGCCCCGCCAGAGATCTTCCTTACGACAAACAAGCCCCTTGAAAAGCCCGAGGATTTTAAGGGCTTAAGAATTCGCTCAGCCGGCGATGGCGCTGCCATCATGGACAGGATGGGCGCTGCGTGCTCGCTCATGCCGGTGGGCGAGGTCTTTGAGGCCATGCACCGCGGCGTAATCGACGCCTACGAAGTCGCAAGCCCCGCAGTCAACTGGACGATGGGCTTGCAAGAAGCCGGCAAATACATATATCTTTCTCCTGTGCGCCACCCTTACGAGTGGAACCCCTTCTTCTTCAACAAAAAGAAATGGGAGGAGCTTCCTGACGACTTAAAGAACGTTATCGAAGCGGCGTGGAGAGAAGAGGCATTCACATATTACGCCAAGGCCATTCAGGCAGACCTGAAGGCGCTGGATAACTTCCGTAACGCCGGCGTGGAAATCCTCCCACTCCCCAAAGCCATTGAAGAAGCATTTTTGAAGGAAGCCGATGCTTACTACGCCGAGGAGTCCAAGAAGGATCCCTTCCTCGCCAAGGTGCTTGAGTCTTACGACAACTTCAAAGAGACGTTCAGAGCAGTCTGGCCGCGACCTTAA
- a CDS encoding TRAP transporter large permease: MTLTPEITTALMLGGVFVAVLTGFPFALGIGTMGLFIGSLVFGVPSTLELYYGRIFAQLTNYTMLAVPLFAFMGNMLERSGITEGLFDALYVWLGKLRGGLAVATILIGTILAACVGVIAASVTTLALLALAPMVTRGYDKALATGAVCAGGTLGILIPPSIMLVVYGPAAGVSVGKLFFGAFTPGFLLSALYCVYIIIYCLINKKAGPPVPEEEVKGIPLSRKFSMLFVSLLPPLILILAVLGSIFFGIAAPTEAAAVGAFAATVLAIIYHKFSWDILKGVAVDTIRLSGMVYLIIAMATAFVGVFLRAGCGDVVGNIILGAPGGRWGAFLIIMVVAFFLGMFIDWIGIVLLLVPIVTPIAAKLGFDPIWFAMMICVNLQMSFLTPPFAYAIFFVKGSAPPELGIQTTDVIRGVIPFVILIMVSLVLCAIFPQIILWLPSRMAGG; encoded by the coding sequence ATGACGCTTACGCCTGAAATCACCACAGCCCTCATGTTGGGCGGCGTATTTGTAGCAGTCCTTACAGGCTTTCCCTTCGCCTTAGGGATCGGCACGATGGGGCTTTTCATCGGCTCGTTGGTCTTCGGCGTTCCGAGCACATTGGAACTATACTACGGTCGCATATTTGCCCAGCTCACAAACTACACGATGTTGGCCGTGCCACTTTTTGCCTTCATGGGCAATATGTTGGAACGTTCAGGGATCACAGAGGGGCTTTTTGACGCCCTCTACGTCTGGCTCGGCAAATTACGAGGGGGCCTCGCCGTAGCTACGATATTAATCGGCACGATCCTCGCAGCCTGCGTGGGCGTCATAGCCGCTTCTGTCACCACGTTGGCCCTTCTTGCCCTCGCCCCAATGGTTACTCGAGGCTACGACAAAGCCTTGGCTACCGGTGCGGTTTGCGCGGGTGGAACGCTCGGCATTTTAATTCCACCGAGCATAATGCTCGTCGTGTACGGCCCTGCCGCGGGTGTTTCCGTAGGAAAGCTCTTCTTTGGAGCTTTCACACCGGGGTTTTTGCTCTCTGCTCTATATTGTGTATACATCATAATATATTGTCTTATCAACAAGAAGGCTGGCCCTCCGGTGCCTGAAGAAGAGGTCAAGGGCATACCGCTTTCAAGGAAGTTCTCCATGCTTTTCGTTTCGCTACTTCCTCCACTGATATTGATCTTGGCTGTCTTGGGAAGCATCTTCTTCGGCATAGCTGCCCCCACGGAAGCTGCCGCCGTAGGCGCTTTTGCCGCTACTGTCTTGGCAATTATTTACCACAAGTTCAGCTGGGATATACTAAAAGGAGTAGCCGTAGACACCATACGTTTGAGCGGCATGGTTTACCTCATAATAGCCATGGCCACCGCTTTCGTAGGGGTCTTTTTGAGGGCCGGTTGCGGCGATGTGGTGGGAAACATCATTCTGGGAGCCCCGGGCGGAAGATGGGGAGCATTCCTCATCATAATGGTGGTAGCCTTCTTCTTGGGGATGTTTATAGACTGGATAGGGATTGTCCTGCTTTTGGTCCCCATAGTGACCCCGATAGCCGCAAAACTCGGATTTGACCCTATATGGTTCGCCATGATGATATGCGTCAACCTGCAGATGTCATTCCTCACACCGCCATTCGCCTACGCCATATTCTTCGTGAAGGGCTCAGCCCCACCTGAGTTGGGAATACAAACTACTGACGTAATCCGTGGTGTAATACCGTTTGTCATACTGATAATGGTCAGCTTGGTGCTATGCGCAATCTTCCCGCAGATAATTCTGTGGTTGCCAAGCAGGATGGCCGGCGGTTAA
- a CDS encoding TRAP transporter small permease subunit, which yields MKKVLKVIDSINEWVGVQTRWLSVALMLIGVTGVVRRYALHQSTVWEYELIIMTGAAMYALSWGYILLHQAHTRVDVFYSRLSPRGKAKLDAICAIFLFFPLIGLLLKASYSWMLFSFSINEKSSATYVYPPLYPLRTIVFLGFLFFFLQGVATFIRDLYFAVKGEPL from the coding sequence GTGAAGAAAGTGCTCAAGGTCATCGATTCCATCAACGAGTGGGTAGGAGTGCAAACAAGGTGGCTTTCCGTAGCCTTGATGTTAATCGGCGTTACCGGCGTTGTAAGAAGATACGCCCTTCATCAATCCACGGTGTGGGAATACGAACTCATAATAATGACAGGAGCGGCCATGTATGCCCTCTCCTGGGGCTATATCTTGCTTCACCAGGCGCACACGCGAGTGGACGTATTTTACAGTCGCCTTTCTCCCAGGGGGAAAGCCAAGCTTGATGCCATATGCGCGATCTTCTTGTTCTTTCCGCTGATCGGCTTGCTCCTCAAAGCTTCATATTCGTGGATGCTATTTTCCTTCTCTATAAACGAAAAGTCCTCCGCCACTTATGTCTACCCTCCGCTATACCCGCTCAGAACGATAGTTTTCCTGGGGTTTTTGTTCTTTTTCCTCCAAGGAGTAGCTACCTTCATTCGCGACCTCTACTTTGCAGTAAAGGGTGAACCGCTATGA
- the lipA gene encoding lipoyl synthase gives MISLPKPEWLKKRIPNKRSIEEMEVLLRGLSLHTVCEGANCPNAGECFASRTATFMILGDTCTRNCRFCAVKKGEPLSLDPNEPEHVAEAAQKLALKHIVITSVTRDDLPDGGAGHFASLVRCLRKACPNSTVELLIPDLQGNWEALEIIVNERPDVLNHNVETVPSLYPLVRPQAKYERSIELLRRVKEIDSSIITKSGLMVGLGEETEEVISVMGDLVDAGCDMLTIGQYLQPSPAHLPIAEYVTPEQFERYKRIALEKGFSFVASGPFVRSSYHAHEGITQLRFRTSEEVK, from the coding sequence ATGATATCCTTGCCAAAACCGGAGTGGCTGAAGAAGCGCATTCCAAATAAAAGATCTATCGAGGAGATGGAGGTTCTCCTCAGAGGCCTAAGTTTACACACCGTATGCGAGGGAGCCAATTGTCCCAATGCGGGAGAGTGTTTTGCCTCAAGGACGGCCACATTTATGATATTAGGCGATACGTGCACCAGGAACTGCCGTTTTTGCGCCGTCAAAAAGGGCGAACCCCTTTCCTTAGATCCGAACGAACCCGAACACGTGGCCGAAGCCGCGCAAAAGCTTGCCCTAAAACATATAGTGATCACTTCCGTCACGAGAGATGATCTTCCAGATGGTGGTGCAGGTCATTTTGCCTCATTAGTAAGGTGCCTAAGAAAGGCTTGTCCTAATTCCACAGTAGAGCTTCTCATACCAGATCTACAGGGCAATTGGGAAGCCCTCGAAATCATAGTAAACGAGCGTCCCGACGTCCTAAACCATAATGTCGAGACGGTCCCTTCCCTTTATCCGCTCGTCCGCCCTCAGGCAAAATACGAGCGATCTATCGAACTCTTGCGCCGCGTGAAGGAAATCGACAGTTCCATAATCACAAAATCTGGGTTGATGGTAGGCCTCGGAGAAGAGACTGAAGAGGTGATCTCCGTGATGGGTGACTTGGTAGACGCGGGGTGCGACATGCTCACCATAGGCCAATACCTGCAGCCTTCGCCTGCCCATCTGCCTATAGCGGAATACGTAACTCCGGAGCAGTTTGAACGATATAAAAGGATTGCTTTGGAGAAGGGCTTTTCCTTTGTGGCATCGGGACCCTTCGTGCGCAGTTCCTATCACGCCCATGAAGGGATAACACAGTTGCGATTCAGGACGAGCGAGGAGGTGAAATAA
- the lipB gene encoding lipoyl(octanoyl) transferase LipB, with protein MEERRCFLVELEGLTSYADGLALQEAAFERVRRGTVDGILILLQHSPVFTIGKSGGRDNLLANQETLRQLGIDVYDTTRGGNITYHGPGQIVAYPIFSLKKWKMDLPWFVTSLEEVVIQTLREYGIRAGRKPKYRGVWVGDKKIAAMGIAVKRWITMHGFAFNINVNKEHFALINPCGITEFGIVSLEDLAGSVDFGEVMGIVKEKFAKVFEANFREVSRGWLESDDILAKTGVAEEAHSK; from the coding sequence ATGGAAGAACGACGCTGTTTTCTTGTGGAGCTGGAGGGCTTGACGAGCTATGCCGACGGGTTAGCTCTACAAGAGGCCGCCTTCGAGAGGGTAAGAAGGGGCACAGTCGATGGCATACTCATATTGCTGCAACATAGCCCCGTCTTTACCATAGGCAAGTCTGGCGGAAGGGATAACCTCCTGGCCAACCAAGAAACCTTGAGGCAGCTCGGCATAGACGTATATGACACCACAAGGGGCGGAAATATCACATATCACGGGCCTGGGCAAATCGTGGCCTACCCCATATTCAGCCTAAAGAAATGGAAGATGGATCTGCCATGGTTCGTCACATCCCTGGAGGAAGTCGTAATCCAGACCTTAAGGGAATACGGCATCAGGGCTGGAAGAAAACCCAAATACAGGGGCGTCTGGGTGGGCGATAAAAAGATCGCAGCCATGGGTATAGCCGTCAAAAGATGGATAACTATGCACGGTTTCGCCTTCAACATAAACGTAAACAAAGAGCACTTTGCCCTCATAAACCCTTGCGGCATTACGGAGTTCGGCATCGTGTCCCTCGAAGATTTGGCAGGATCCGTAGACTTCGGCGAAGTTATGGGCATAGTGAAGGAGAAATTTGCCAAAGTCTTCGAGGCCAATTTCCGAGAGGTCTCGAGAGGATGGCTGGAGAGTGATGATATCCTTGCCAAAACCGGAGTGGCTGAAGAAGCGCATTCCAAATAA
- a CDS encoding transcription repressor NadR → MEREERLHRIEMMLKSAQEPMSGAALAEELSVSRQAIVQDMAILRNRGLSIRSTPRGYLFERERASKVRRILAVRHRREEVYDELVTIVNLGGRVLDVIVDHPIYGEIRGNIEVSTKEEVARFVNILESSDTEPLLQLSKGFHLHTVEADDEETLSAIEKALQEKGYLSWSTV, encoded by the coding sequence ATGGAAAGAGAAGAGCGACTGCACCGCATCGAAATGATGCTTAAAAGTGCCCAGGAGCCGATGAGCGGTGCTGCGTTGGCTGAGGAGCTCAGCGTGAGCAGGCAGGCTATAGTTCAGGACATGGCCATTCTGCGCAACAGGGGGCTTTCGATAAGATCCACCCCGAGGGGGTATTTGTTCGAGAGGGAGAGGGCCTCTAAGGTGAGACGAATCTTGGCAGTCCGCCACAGAAGGGAAGAAGTTTACGACGAATTGGTCACCATCGTCAATCTTGGAGGCCGTGTTTTGGACGTAATTGTCGATCATCCTATTTACGGAGAGATAAGGGGCAATATAGAGGTCTCCACCAAAGAGGAAGTGGCCAGGTTCGTCAACATATTGGAGAGCTCTGACACGGAGCCGTTACTGCAGCTTTCTAAGGGCTTTCACCTCCACACCGTCGAGGCTGACGACGAGGAGACCCTTTCTGCCATAGAGAAAGCGCTTCAAGAAAAAGGCTATCTCTCATGGAGCACCGTATGA
- a CDS encoding sodium:solute symporter family protein, which yields MSALMLSTGIAVWFAAGAALSHLARRRMGYGIEEYFLANRRLGGFISAMTYSATTYSAFMMVGLVGLTYASGVGSLGFELTYLMGTVILLVLFAPRYWVAGRLFGCVTPAELLRVRYQNKWVGGVTALLCLAMLIPYASVQLMGVGYLMETLSGGTISYMTGTVIAASITVVYSWWAGLRSVAWTDALQACIMFIASCILLLFVWLRFFPGSAFVFENVRPEMLRVSWSFPMFLGLTLPWAFFALTNPQVAQRMYVPKNVQSLRRMILGFAVFGFVYTVICVILGLAAAVVVPGLKVADNAMPELLRRVPPLLALVVFLSITAAAVSTLNSIILTLSSMFGRDIIKAFEPTMSESRELFWGKLFIPILTIACLMFAQLKLGLIAVMSAMASGGLLLQLPAIVGCFFWKRATAAGAIWSMAVGGVLVGSMYVLNLKPLGHWPAIWGLLICTAIFISVSLATSPPKDTASFMEKVSEGLKAHFWG from the coding sequence TTGAGCGCTCTCATGCTTTCGACGGGTATTGCAGTATGGTTCGCGGCAGGTGCTGCACTTTCGCACTTGGCGAGGAGGAGAATGGGCTATGGAATAGAAGAATATTTCCTCGCCAACAGGCGTCTGGGCGGCTTCATATCGGCCATGACCTACAGCGCCACCACCTACAGCGCTTTCATGATGGTGGGGCTTGTCGGACTTACCTATGCCAGCGGCGTAGGGAGCCTCGGATTTGAGCTGACTTACCTCATGGGCACCGTAATCCTGCTCGTGCTCTTTGCGCCGCGCTATTGGGTGGCAGGAAGATTGTTTGGTTGTGTAACGCCGGCTGAGTTGCTGAGGGTGCGCTATCAGAACAAATGGGTAGGGGGCGTAACTGCTCTGCTTTGCCTCGCCATGCTCATTCCCTACGCTTCAGTGCAGCTCATGGGAGTTGGTTACCTCATGGAGACGCTTTCCGGTGGGACGATTTCGTATATGACAGGCACCGTTATCGCAGCTTCCATCACTGTCGTTTATTCCTGGTGGGCGGGTCTGAGGTCGGTGGCGTGGACTGATGCGCTTCAAGCGTGCATAATGTTCATAGCCAGTTGCATACTACTCCTTTTCGTATGGCTGCGCTTTTTCCCAGGAAGCGCTTTTGTCTTTGAGAACGTTAGACCCGAGATGTTACGGGTCAGCTGGTCCTTCCCGATGTTTTTGGGCCTGACGTTGCCCTGGGCTTTTTTCGCTCTCACAAACCCCCAGGTTGCGCAGCGCATGTATGTGCCCAAAAACGTCCAAAGCCTGAGACGCATGATCTTAGGCTTTGCTGTTTTTGGCTTCGTTTACACCGTCATATGCGTCATCCTGGGTTTGGCGGCGGCGGTTGTGGTGCCCGGCTTGAAAGTGGCGGATAACGCCATGCCAGAGCTCTTGAGGAGAGTGCCACCTTTGCTCGCACTCGTGGTTTTTTTGAGCATCACCGCGGCCGCAGTGTCTACACTGAACTCCATAATTCTAACGCTGAGCTCTATGTTCGGCAGGGACATCATAAAGGCCTTTGAGCCGACCATGAGCGAAAGCCGGGAGCTTTTTTGGGGGAAGTTATTCATCCCCATTCTCACGATTGCGTGCCTCATGTTTGCCCAGCTAAAGTTGGGTTTGATAGCGGTGATGTCGGCTATGGCGTCTGGAGGGCTTTTGCTTCAGCTTCCGGCGATAGTGGGCTGCTTCTTCTGGAAGAGGGCCACGGCGGCAGGGGCTATCTGGAGCATGGCGGTAGGCGGAGTCTTGGTGGGCAGCATGTATGTCCTAAACCTTAAGCCGTTGGGTCACTGGCCTGCGATATGGGGACTTTTGATCTGCACCGCCATATTTATTTCGGTGAGCTTGGCCACATCTCCTCCGAAGGATACTGCGTCATTTATGGAAAAAGTGAGCGAGGGTCTTAAGGCGCACTTTTGGGGGTAG
- the pdxA gene encoding 4-hydroxythreonine-4-phosphate dehydrogenase PdxA codes for MYKPLLGITIGDPSGAGPEISVKALMHGEIKEMCRPILIGDEAVIRRVMPIVRCSEKLTAISTPADYSPDSVNLISLGVISEPGEYEFAKVQAKCGKAAFEYIKKGIELAMAGHIDAVVTGPIHKEALSQAGLPYPGHTEIFADLTGTSDYAMMLVGGPLRVIHVTTHVSLREACDRVKRERVLRVIRLAHEAVKGLGIERPKIAVAGLNPHSGEHGLFGDEDMKEIAPAIQQAKEEGLDVAGPVPPDTVFYHCKEGRYDIVVAMYHDQGHIPLKLLDFMGGVNITVGLPIIRTSVDHGTVYGKAGKGTADESSMVKAIEMAVRFAVSKRGAV; via the coding sequence GTGTATAAGCCACTTTTGGGCATAACGATCGGCGATCCTTCCGGGGCTGGCCCCGAGATATCCGTAAAGGCGTTGATGCACGGCGAAATAAAGGAGATGTGCCGTCCGATCCTCATAGGAGATGAGGCTGTCATACGTCGAGTGATGCCCATCGTCCGTTGCAGCGAAAAGCTCACCGCCATCTCGACGCCTGCCGATTATTCTCCCGACTCTGTAAACCTCATCTCCCTCGGCGTAATAAGCGAGCCTGGCGAATACGAGTTCGCCAAGGTCCAGGCGAAATGCGGCAAGGCCGCCTTTGAATATATAAAGAAGGGCATAGAGCTCGCCATGGCCGGTCATATCGACGCCGTGGTGACAGGGCCCATACACAAAGAGGCGCTGAGCCAGGCCGGGCTTCCTTATCCCGGGCACACGGAGATCTTCGCCGACCTAACCGGCACCTCGGATTATGCGATGATGCTCGTCGGTGGCCCGTTGCGCGTGATACATGTGACTACCCACGTGTCGCTCCGCGAGGCCTGTGACCGCGTGAAAAGGGAGAGAGTGCTCAGGGTTATCAGGTTGGCTCACGAGGCGGTTAAGGGATTGGGCATAGAGCGCCCCAAGATTGCCGTGGCGGGGTTGAATCCTCACAGCGGCGAACATGGCCTCTTCGGCGACGAGGATATGAAAGAGATAGCGCCTGCTATCCAGCAGGCCAAGGAGGAGGGCTTGGACGTTGCAGGGCCCGTCCCCCCAGACACTGTGTTCTATCATTGCAAGGAAGGGCGATACGACATCGTCGTAGCCATGTATCACGACCAAGGACACATCCCCCTCAAGCTCTTGGATTTCATGGGAGGCGTAAACATCACCGTAGGCCTTCCCATAATTCGCACCTCCGTGGACCACGGCACCGTTTACGGCAAGGCTGGGAAGGGCACGGCAGACGAGTCGAGCATGGTGAAGGCCATAGAGATGGCAGTAAGGTTTGCGGTTTCTAAAAGAGGTGCTGTATAA
- a CDS encoding MFS transporter codes for MREGEMLFILCTEVIIMMMGIGIVGPILPHYARLFGVSITMIGLLITVFGVARIVMDIPAGRMTEHLGRRPILISGPIVLGMGSLACGLAGSYWQLLIFRFVQGIGSAMYTTAAMVMLADISTQESRGRMMSFYQGSILLGAGLGPTLGGFVAELWGIRAPFFVFAVMAVVAALWAYARLPETRPTLASKAINGGEGALQKRPRLGPLLRDRDFLLVSFVTFGIFFTRTGTHNQLIPLLGADRLGLSISKIGVALTLIAVTQIGALLLAGAMAGRLERKKLITPGCLLLGLGLAVAAKSFGYSLFIVSCIVMGFGIGLAGPILSAYVADILPKEEYGIGMGLYRAVSDIGFVTGPVLLGRLADLRGFTFPIFFNAVLISLAALIFFFWAKEPTLRRRDERCDEEQEALVQVSETSHERY; via the coding sequence ATGAGGGAAGGCGAGATGCTTTTCATACTCTGCACCGAAGTGATAATTATGATGATGGGCATCGGCATTGTAGGGCCTATTCTCCCTCATTACGCGCGCCTCTTCGGCGTGAGCATAACGATGATCGGCCTCCTGATCACGGTCTTCGGGGTGGCGCGCATCGTAATGGATATCCCGGCCGGCAGGATGACGGAGCATTTGGGTCGGCGACCTATCCTCATAAGCGGCCCCATCGTCTTGGGAATGGGGTCGTTGGCCTGCGGCTTGGCCGGGAGCTATTGGCAATTGCTGATTTTCCGCTTCGTCCAAGGAATAGGTTCGGCTATGTATACAACCGCCGCTATGGTGATGTTGGCCGACATCAGCACTCAGGAAAGTCGAGGGCGGATGATGAGTTTTTACCAGGGTTCGATCCTGCTTGGTGCAGGACTTGGGCCGACCCTCGGAGGGTTTGTCGCTGAGCTGTGGGGGATAAGGGCGCCGTTTTTCGTCTTCGCCGTTATGGCTGTAGTGGCAGCGTTGTGGGCATATGCGCGTCTGCCGGAGACCCGACCGACCTTAGCGTCAAAGGCGATCAATGGCGGCGAAGGCGCTCTCCAAAAGCGCCCTCGCCTGGGGCCACTTCTTCGCGACCGAGACTTCCTTCTCGTTTCCTTCGTCACGTTCGGAATATTCTTTACCCGCACCGGCACCCACAACCAACTCATACCCCTTTTAGGAGCCGATCGCCTTGGCCTCAGCATTTCTAAGATAGGCGTAGCTCTGACGCTCATCGCAGTGACCCAAATAGGAGCGCTGCTCTTGGCGGGTGCGATGGCGGGCCGTTTAGAGAGAAAGAAGCTCATAACGCCCGGATGTCTGCTCTTGGGGCTTGGGTTGGCCGTAGCGGCCAAGAGTTTCGGTTACTCCCTTTTCATCGTCAGCTGCATCGTCATGGGCTTTGGCATAGGGCTTGCCGGTCCGATCCTTTCGGCCTACGTTGCGGATATCCTTCCGAAAGAAGAATATGGGATAGGTATGGGTTTATATAGGGCAGTTAGCGATATCGGCTTCGTAACTGGGCCGGTCCTCTTGGGTCGGTTGGCCGATTTAAGGGGATTTACGTTTCCCATCTTCTTCAACGCCGTTTTAATCTCCCTGGCTGCTCTGATCTTTTTCTTCTGGGCGAAGGAACCGACGCTGCGCCGTCGGGACGAGCGTTGCGACGAAGAGCAAGAGGCGTTAGTTCAAGTGAGTGAAACATCGCATGAGCGTTATTGA